A window from Drosophila kikkawai strain 14028-0561.14 chromosome 2L, DkikHiC1v2, whole genome shotgun sequence encodes these proteins:
- the Prosbeta4 gene encoding probable proteasome subunit beta type-2 — METLLGIKGPDFVMLAADTTHARSIIVMKEDENKIHKVSDNLIISTTGESGDTEQFTEFISKNIALYKMRNGYDLSPRAAAHFTRKNLAEYLRSRTPYQVFMFVAGYDPADGPELAFIDYLANAKSVNYAGHGYGAIFASSIYDRYWHPNITQEEAYDVFKKCIVEIQKRLVVNLKNFNVAVVDKDGVRYLEPISAKSLAEYNASA; from the exons ATGGAGACACTCCTGGGTATTAAGGGTCCTGATTTCGTTATGCTGGCGGCGGACACCACCCACGCCCGCTCCATTATCGTGATGAAGGAGG ATGAGAACAAAATCCACAAGGTGTCGGATAACTTGATTATATCGACCACTGGCGAGTCTGGCGATACGGAGCagtttaccgagttcatttcAAAGAATATTGCCCTTTACAAGATGCGCAACGGATACGATCTGAGCCCTCGGGCAGCGGCACATTTCACGCGCAAGAATCTGGCCGAATACCTTCGCAGCCGCACGCCCTACCAGGTCTTCATGTTTGTGGCCGG CTACGATCCCGCCGACGGACCTGAGCTCGCCTTCATCGATTACTTGGCCAACGCAAAGTCCGTCAATTACGCCGGTCATGGCTATGGAGCGATCTTCGCATCCAGCATCTACGATCGCTACTGGCACCCCAACATCACCCAGGAGGAGGCCTACGATGTGTTCAAGAAGTGCATCGTGGAGATCCAAAAGCGACTGGTCGTCAACCTGAAGAACTTCAATGTCGCCGTGGTGGATAAGGATGGTGTACGATACCTGGAGCCCATCAGTGCCAAGAGTCTGGCCGAATACAATGCATCCGCTTAG
- the glu gene encoding structural maintenance of chromosomes protein 4 — MMQRARASMGTPKSSGGGRPSGQFRVPQLTVQQHLRAQQQQDSEDADVDALDDALIFDDEEGGTRIGDIYIPPPIPPHCSMESTGPRLIIKRIVNRNFKSYAGEVELGPFHQSFTAIIGPNGSGKSNVIDSMMFVFGCRANRIRCKKVSTLIHSSSRFPNVRSCSVAVHFEQIVDKDDGSCESVPDSAFVIERTAMSDSSSYYQINDKRAQLKDVAKLLKKHHVDLEHNRFLILQGEVESIAMMKPKGLAENETGMLEYLEDIIGTQRYIRPLQQINQRVDQLTDDRTEKHNRCKLAEREMKDLEQPYNEAVDYLKKENEEVRVNSCIIQKQISIKKATLDQYTKQHQSCEEELKAHDASIEALNKERTEKENVIRKEIEAYESLVKKREQIKKKVVAAERARTEIQSNMESINKQRKKDKAQIEKNETELEDLHKLPENNQREIENCNKKLESLEKEKVTLNEELEKQLAKLKEKSEPLTEKRLKLSDELVGLKEKVNAAKAELQVFESQLKILKQAETTETRKYQTLKDSYEQSQKSLEEKLTKVDELKESIPRMQTEIATKTAEVEKMVHEERNLSIKCNKLRTEINERSSNMQAQRSNDKVLDFLMRQKMEGKIPGILGRLGNLGGIDAKYDVAISTACGRLDNIVTDNYDTAAAAIAALKKYNVGRATFITLDKVEHLRREATSRINTPENVARLYDLVQVEDDRVRTAFYFSLRNTLVSEDLEQGTRIAYGKTRFRVVTLRGEMIETTGTMSGGGNRPIRGKMGTQVRTKTAAESADSSQISQKALEDMQVQAEELQTRINYCQEQQGRLEREVHTLKLNQQRDEAECKRLAVSITSLEQQMASNLKQCEAQRQRMLKKTTDEGAVREREEQIEAAKQELEQAQFAEQAVSSQIDEIQAKYDGLRNDNVKPVEAKIKKVGSQTEKLAATVRSLNVALATADRKIEKITANNTNLRETIKGAEEKITTLNEERKQCQEKEEELEKELKEAEEAIGSAKSQSSDIKKQIDELTSQESKLKIERIELGNKLQAATGKLNAVKADIPTLQAKLKPLKLNEIPGETEPQEPLKEYTEEELGAVDLDHKEFEHTKLLEELRKKPNLGCIKDFNEKRNIYLERVRVLEDITSKRNEMRDKYEEVRKRRYKEFMDGFSIITRKLKEMYQMITLGGDAELELVDSMDPFTEGVNFTVRPPKKSWKFISNLSGGEKTLSSLALVFALHYYKPSPLYFMDEIDAALDFKNVSIVGHYIKERTKNAQFIIVSLRVNMFELANYLVGIYKVNDCTDSCTLVNTPPQLPASTQQSRMLGGNNTQDSFMITESEDNHQLESQQASQQLTQAGRETTFAPPMDSTGINDTPAPPRPSQEPVPQGRDTTFAPPMESTAIETPNVTLQNPAHSSPPTINA; from the exons ATGATGCAGAGGGCACGTGCCAGCATGGGCACGCCCAAGAGCTCCGGCGGCGGACGTCCAAGTGGCCAGTTCCGAGTGCCGCAGCTTACGGTCCAGCAGCACCTGAGAGCCCAGCAACAACAGGACTCGGAAGACGCGGACGTGGACGCCCTGGATGATGCACTGATCTTTGACGATGAGGAGGGTGGAACCCGCATCGGCGATATATATATCCCGCCTCCGATACCGCCGCACTGCTCCATGGAGAGCACAGGGCCGCGGTTGATCATCAAGAGGATTGTGAACAGGAATTTTAAGAGCTATGCAGGGGAAGTGGAGCTGGGACCGTTCCACCAGAGCTTCACCGCCATCATTGGACCCAATGGAAGTGGCAAGAGCAACGTCATCGATTCCATGATGTTTGTCTTCGGCTGCAGGGCAAACCGCATCCGCTGCAAGAAGGTTTCCACCTTGATTCACTCGTCCTCGCGATTTCCCAATGTGCGAAGTTGCTCCGTGGCCGTGCACTTCGAGCAGATCGTGGACAAGGACGACGGATCGTGCGAGTCTGTCCCAGACTCTGCCTTCGTCATCGAACGTACCGCCATGTCTGACAGCTCCTCCTATTACCAAATCAACGACAAGCGGGCCCAGCTGAAGGATGTGGCCAAGCTTCTAAAGAAGCACCATGTGGATCTGGAGCACAACCGCTTCTTGATCCTGCAGGGCGAGGTGGAGTCCATTGCCATGATGAAGCCGAAAGGACTGGCGGAGAACGAAACCGGTATGCTGGAGTACCTAGAGGATATTATCGGCACACAGCGCTACATCCGTCCGCTGCAACAGATCAACCAAAGGGTGGACCAGCTCACGGATGACCGCACAGAGAAGCACAATCGCTGCAAGCTGGCTGAGCGCGAGATGAAGGATCTGGAGCAGCCGTACAACGAGGCCGTGGATTACCTGAAAAAGGAGAACGAGGAGGTGCGCGTCAACTCCTGCATCATTCAAAAGCAAATCAGCATAAAGAAGGCCACGCTGGACCAGTACACGAAGCAGCACCAGTCCTGTGAGGAGGAGCTGAAGGCCCATGATGCAAGCATCGAGGCCTTAAATAAGGAAAGGACCGAGAAGGAGAACGTCATTAGAAAGGAGATTGA GGCCTACGAATCTCTGGTTAAGAAGCGCGAACAAATCAAGAAAAAGGTGGTGGCTGCCGAGAGAGCACGCACTGAGATCCAGAGCAACATGGAGAGCATCAACAAGCAGAGGAAGAAGGACAAGGCGCAGATCGAAAAGAACGAAACGGAGCTGGAGGATCTGCACAAGCTGCCTGAGAATAATCAACGCGAAATCGAGAATTGCAACAAAAAGCTGGAGAGTctggagaaggagaaggtCACGCTGAATGAAGAGCTGGAAAAGCAGCTTGCCAAGCTGAAGGAAAAGTCGGAGCCCCTAACCGAAAAACGCCTCAAGCTCAGTGACGAGTTGGTTGGCCTCAAAGAGAAAGTAAACGCAGCCAAGGCGGAACTCCAGGTATTCGAGTCGCAACTGAAAATCCTCAAGCAGGCAGAGACCACCGAGACTAGGAAGTATCAAACCCTAAAGGACTCGTACGAGCAGTCCCAGAAGAGTCTCGAGGAGAAGCTAACCAAGGTTGATGAGCTAAAGGAAAGCATTCCACGCATGCAAACGGAAATAGCCACAAAGACAGCTGAGGTGGAAAAAATGGTGCATGAAGAGCGAAATCTGTCCATAAAATGCAACAAACTGAGAACAGAG ATCAATGAAAGGTCCAGCAACATGCAGGCTCAGCGTTCCAACGACAAAGTCCTGGACTTTCTCATGCGTCAAAAGATGGAGGGCAAGATCCCTGGCATTCTGGGGCGCCTCGGCAACTTGGGCGGCATCGATGCCAAGTACGATGTGGCCATTTCCACTGCCTGTGGCCGCTTGGATAATATTGTTACCGACAACTATGACACAGCGGCGGCAGCCATTGCTGCTCTGAAGAAGTACAACGTGGGCAGAGCCACCTTCATCACGCTGGACAAGGTGGAGCACCTTCGTCGCGAGGCCACCTCCAGAATTAATAC gCCCGAGAACGTGGCTAGATTGTATGATCTTGTCCAGGTCGAGGACGATCGCGTGAGGACCGCCTTCTACTTCTCTCTAAGGAACACCCTGGTGAGCGAGGATCTAGAGCAAGGCACTCGCATAGCTTACGGCAAGACTCGCTTCCGGGTGGTGACTCTGCGCGGTGAAATGATCGAGACCACGGGCACCATGTCCGGTGGTGGAAATCGTCCGATACGGGGAAAAATGGGAACACAGGTGCGCACCAAGACGGCAGCGGAATCGGCAGACAGCTCGCAGATATCCCAGAAGGCGCTGGAAGACATGCAGGTACAGGCGGAGGAATTGCAGACGCGGATTAACTActgccaggagcagcagggcCGATTGGAACGGGAGGTACACACTCTCAAGTTGAATCAGCAGCGGGACGAGGCAGAGTGCAAGCGGCTGGCAGTGAGCATCACCTCCTTGGAGCAGCAGATGGCCAGTAATCTTAAGCAGTGCGAGGCGCAGCGCCAGCGGATGCTTAAAAAGACCACCGATGAGGGGGCCGTCCGAGAGCGAGAGGAGCAGATCGAGGCTGCcaagcaggagctggagcaggccCAGTTCGCTGAGCAGGCAGTGTCCAGCCAAATCGATGAAATCCAGGCCAAGTACGATGGCCTGCGAAACGACAACGTCAAGCCCGTGGAAGCGAAAATCAAAAAGGTGGGCAGCCAGACAGAGAAGCTGGCCGCCACTGTGCGTTCCCTGAATGTTGCACTGGCAACGGCCGATCGCAAGATAGAGAAGATAACTGCCAACAATACCAATCTCCGGGAGACAATCAAGGGGGCGGAAGAGAAAATAACCACGCTGAACGAGGAGCGCAAGCAGTGCCAGGAAAAGGAGGAGGAACTGGAGAAGGAACTaaaggaggcggaggaggccATCGGCAGCGCCAAATCCCAATCGTCGGACATCAAAAAGCAAATCGATGAGTTGACCAGCCAGGAAAGCAAACTCAAAATCGAGCGCATCGAGCTGGGCAACAAGCTACAGGCAGCGACCGGTAAACTCAACGCCGTCAAGGCCGACATACCCACACTGCAGGCCAAGCTAAAGCCATTGAAGCTCAACGAAATACCGGGAGAAACGGAACCCCAAGAGCCGCTCAAAGAGTACACCGAAGAAGAACTTGGGGCAGTCGACCTGGATCACAAGGAATTCGAGCATACCAAACTATTGGAGGAGCTCAGAAAGAAGCCCAACCTGGGCTGCATCAAGGACTTCAACGAGAAGCGCAACATTTACCTGGAGCGTGTGCGTGTCCTGGAGGATATTACCTCCAAGCGAAACGAGATGCGCGACAAGTATGAGGAGGTGCGCAAGCGTCGCTACAAGGAGTTCATGGATGGCTTCAGCATTATCACCAGGAAGCTCAAGGAAATGTACCAAATGATTACGCTGGGCGGCGATGCCGAGCTGGAGCTGGTCGACTCTATGGATCCATTCACCGAGGGCGTCAATTTCACAGTGCGTCCGCCGAAAAAGAGCTGGAAATTCATATCGAATCTCTCTGGCGGCGAGAAGACCTTATCCTCGCTGGCCCTAGTGTTTGCCCTTCATTATTACAAGCCTTCGCCGCTGTACTTTATGGACGAGATAGATGCAGCGCTGGACTTTAAGAATGTGTCTATTGTGGGTCACTACATCAAG GAGCGCACCAAGAATGCCCAATTCATTATTGTGTCGCTGCGCGTGAACATGTTCGAGTTGGCCAACTATCTCGTGGGCATCTACAAGGTAAACGACTGCACCGACTCCTGCACGCTGGTGAATACTCCGCCCCAGCTGCCGGCCAGCACGCAGCAATCAAGGATGCTAGGTGGCAATAATACACAGGACTCGTTTATGATAACCGAAAGCGAGGATAACCACCAATTGGAGAGTCAGCAGGCATCGCAACAACTGACTCAGGCCGGCAGGGAGACCACCTTTGCCCCGCCCATGGACAGCACCGGAATAAACGATACGCCAGCACCACCACGACCTTCGCAGGAGCCAGTACCGCAGGGTAGAGACACGACCTTCGCACCGCCCATGGAGAGCACCGCCATTGAAACACCGAATGTTACACTGCAAAACCCTGCCCACAGCTCGCCGCCTACGATTAATGCTTAA
- the RpL37A gene encoding large ribosomal subunit protein eL43 translates to MAKRTKKVGIVGKYGTRYGASLRKMVKKMEITQHSKYTCSFCGKDSMKRAVVGIWSCKRCKRTVAGGAWVYSTTAAASVRSAVRRLRETKEQ, encoded by the exons ATG GCCAAGCGCACCAAGAAGGTTGGAATCGTCGGCAAGTATGGTACCCGTTATGGTGCCTCGCTCCGTAAGATGGTCAAGAAGATGGAAATCACGCAGCACAGCAAGTACACTTGCTCCTTCTGCGGCAAG GACTCCATGAAGCGCGCCGTGGTGGGCATCTGGTCCTGCAAGCGTTGCAAGCGCACCGTCGCCGGTGGCGCCTGGGTGTACTctaccaccgccgccgcctctgTGCGTTCGGCCGTCCGTCGTCTGCGCGAAACCAAGGAGCAGTAA
- the Tsen2 gene encoding tRNA-splicing endonuclease subunit Sen2, whose translation MFTFQCKRKRCPYKSFNFSPFPICENGESYQGTFSGFSVEIQDPVQAQSLYDNGCFGKGSKSRGGPASGDADETLLLGLEESCFLAFYLEVLSIEDLSGSVMDFQAFLTAAKQLNERFVENLACYLYLKSKNWVIKSGIKFGGDFLIYKQSPRLYHASFLVTVQTPCDVDYYQSKNLKGVQRVAETSDKDVLLLRVAQAGDVSRPEHLQEITVTETIVRRFNYSTFVQSKQQQ comes from the exons ATGTTTACGTTTCAATGCAAAAGAAAACGCTGTCCATACAAAAGTTTCAATTTCTCTCCTTTTCCCATATGCGAAAACGGAGAAAGCTATCAGGGAACGTTCTCAGGATTTTCAGTAGAGATACAGGATCCGGTTCAAGCTCAATCACTGTATGACAATGGTTGCTTTGGTAAGGGAAGCAAGTCGCGGGGAGGACCGGCATCTGGAGATGCGGATGAAACGCTGCTCCTCGGACTGGAGGAGTCCTGTTTTCTGGCCTTCTATTTGGAGGTTTTAAGCATTGAAGACCTCTCCGGCAGCGTGATGGACTTTCAAGCATTTTTGACTGCAGCAAAGCAGCTAAATGAAAGATTTGTGGAGAACTTGGCCTGctatttgtatttaaagtCCAAGAACTGGGTGATCAAGAGTGGCATCAAGTTTGGCGGAGATTTTC TGATCTACAAGCAGAGCCCACGCTTATACCATGCAAGCTTTCTGGTGACTGTTCAAACACCCTGCGATGTGGATTACTATCAATCAAAGAATCTAAAGGGAGTCCAACGTGTGGCAGAAACTTCCGACAAGGATGTGCTTCTCCTTAGAGTAGCGCAAGCCGGCGATGTATCCAGACCCGAGCACCTTCAGGAAATCACAGTCACAGAAACAATTGTGCGTCGATTCAATTACTCAACTTTTGTAcaaagcaaacaacaacaataa
- the Nubp1 gene encoding cytosolic Fe-S cluster assembly factor Nubp1 homolog, with protein sequence MEAPPEHCPGVESEQAGKVSACAGCPNQGICSDPSKKLEDPGKALVAEALKDVKNKLLILSGKGGVGKSTVTSLLTRYLARSCPDSNFGVLDVDICGPSQPRILGALGENVHQSGSGWSPVGIDDNVCLMSIGFLLGSVDDAIIWRGPKKNGMIRQFLSEVDWGNLDLLLLDTPPGTSDEHLSVISYMRDDNQPESLRAILVTTPQEVALLDVRKEINFCKKQKIPIVGVIENMSSFRCGNCGNSSEIFPAKTGGAAAMCAEMGVPLLGSLPLDPQIAKACDSGEDITAIKNSTTEALEGICSRIMTSFRS encoded by the coding sequence ATGGAGGCACCTCCTGAGCACTGTCCCGGCGTTGAAAGCGAGCAGGCAGGCAAAGTGAGCGCCTGCGCCGGCTGCCCCAATCAGGGCATCTGCAGCGATCCCAGCAAGAAGCTTGAAGATCCCGGCAAGGCCTTGGTGGCCGAAGCCCTCAAAGATGTGAAGAACAAGCTGCTGATCCTCTCCGGGAAGGGGGGCGTGGGCAAGAGCACTGTTACCAGCCTGCTGACACGCTACCTGGCCAGGAGCTGTCCGGACAGCAATTTCGGCGTCCTGGATGTCGATATCTGTGGCCCATCGCAGCCCCGTATACTGGGAGCTTTGGGAGAGAACGTGCATCAATCTGGATCCGGATGGTCGCCCGTCGGCATTGATGACAACGTGTGCCTCATGTCCATCGGCTTCCTGCTGGGCTCCGTGGACGATGCCATCATTTGGCGGGGACCGAAGAAGAACGGCATGATTCGACAGTTCCTGAGCGAGGTTGACTGGGGGAACCTGGATCTATTGCTGCTGGACACACCGCCGGGCACCTCGGACGAGCATCTTTCAGTCATTTCCTACATGAGAGACGACAATCAGCCGGAGTCCTTGCGGGCCATTCTCGTGACGACGCCGCAGGAGGTGGCTCTGCTGGATGTCCGCAAGGAGATTAACTTTTGCAAGAAGCAAAAGATTCCCATTGTGGGCGTGATAGAGAACATGAGCAGCTTCCGGTGCGGAAATTGTGGCAATAGCTCGGAAATCTTTCCGGCTAAGACGGGCGGAGCGGCTGCCATGTGCGCTGAGATGGGAGTGCCACTGCTGGGTTCCCTGCCCTTGGATCCCCAAATTGCGAAAGCCTGCGATTCAGGCGAGGATATAACGGCCATTAAGAACAGTACAACGGAGGCGCTGGAAGGGATTTGCTCTAGGATTATGACTAGCTTTAGGTCCTAG
- the LOC108077411 gene encoding COX assembly mitochondrial protein homolog codes for MSLEQQPAIDPKNPHGLGDPNDTSLRKVEREVLIPKIMRDRAKAEFCSKEVADFQECCKASSILMVATCRKQNAALKECLTGWYQNEAFKEECKKIYLQERADYRSTGIPKKHRLEKL; via the exons ATGAGCTTGGAACAACAGCCGGCGATAGATCCCAAAAATCCACATGGACTTG GGGATCCCAACGACACATCGTTGCGCAAGGTGGAGCGGGAGGTTCTGATACCCAAGATCATGCGGGATCGGGCGAAGGCAGAGTTCTGCTCCAAGGAGGTGGCCGATTTCCAGGAGTGCTGCAAGGCCAGCAGCATCCTGATGGTGGCCACCTGTCGAAAGCAGAACGCCGCCCTCAAAGAATGCCTGACTGGCTGGTATCAAAACGAAGCCTTCAAGGAGGAGTGCAAGAAGATATATCTGCAGGAGAGGGCCGATTACCGCAGCACAGGCATACCCAAGAAGCACCGTCTTGAGAAGTTGTAG
- the LOC108077458 gene encoding 4'-phosphopantetheine phosphatase, with the protein MVYFNGRALVTLITQTKTATISALKLTRFASIRVAMHSRSLLPDPAVYQPDTLDLNTDTQAADYWFNCFRDMVEKFAKVAAKSQPEDHTALQRAEQFQAAYLQQVEEHRRNVPVNCGKTVLGTSELLQLNETMLRRFGFPDPWLSQKKLENASAVARLKQRLQELDALEDEDAMWTELVRGVLAGNMFDWGAQAISNILEQDSNFGLHSALDRIEKRPWLLDNLDNWLKRLKGQPHKCAVVFVDNSGVDVVLGILPFVRGLLKRGTKVLLCANSEPALNDVTSRELRSLLDECSRECEILAEAWSKGQLLVYANGQTGPCLDMRTLPQELCEAIAANETDLLVIEGMGRAVHTNLNARFGCETLKLAVIKNRWLAKYLGGEAMFAVICKFEPAAPS; encoded by the coding sequence ATGGTTTATTTTAACGGTCGCGCCCTGGTCACACTTattacacaaacaaaaacgGCGACTATTTCTGCGCTTAAATTAACTCGCTTCGCGTCAATCCGCGTCGCCATGCACAGCCGCAGCCTGCTGCCTGATCCGGCTGTCTACCAGCCGGACACGCTGGACCTGAACACGGACACTCAAGCGGCGGACTACTGGTTCAACTGCTTTCGTGACATGGTGGAGAAGTTTGCCAAGGTGGCGGCCAAGTCGCAGCCCGAGGATCACACGGCCCTGCAGCGGGCAGAACAGTTCCAGGCAGCCTACCTCCAACAAGTGGAGGAGCACAGGCGCAACGTACCTGTCAACTGTGGCAAGACGGTCCTGGGCACCAGCGAGCTGCTCCAACTCAATGAGACTATGCTGCGACGGTTCGGATTTCCGGATCCCTGGCTCAGCCAAAAGAAACTGGAGAACGCCTCGGCTGTGGCTCGGCTCAAGCAGCGATTGCAGGAGCTGGACGCTCTTGAAGATGAGGACGCCATGTGGACGGAGCTGGTGCGGGGGGTGCTGGCCGGCAACATGTTCGACTGGGGCGCCCAGGCCATATCAAATATCCTCGAGCAGGACAGCAATTTCGGCCTGCATTCGGCGTTGGATCGCATCGAGAAGCGTCCCTGGCTGCTGGACAACCTGGACAATTGGCTGAAGCGCCTTAAGGGCCAGCCGCACAAGTGCGCCGTCGTGTTTGTGGACAACAGTGGAGTGGATGTGGTTTTGGGCATACTGCCCTTCGTCAGAGGACTTCTTAAGAGAGGTACTAAGGTGCTGCTCTGCGCCAACAGTGAGCCCGCGCTGAACGATGTCACCAGCCGGGAGTTAAGATCGCTGCTGGACGAATGCTCGCGGGAGTGCGAGATCTTGGCCGAGGCCTGGTCGAAAGGACAACTCCTGGTCTACGCTAATGGGCAGACGGGACCCTGCCTGGACATGCGCACGCTGCCGCAGGAGCTGTGCGAGGCCATCGCAGCCAATGAGACTGATCTGCTCGTAATCGAGGGCATGGGCCGGGCTGTGCACACGAACCTGAATGCCCGCTTCGGATGCGAGACCCTCAAGCTGGCCGTGATCAAGAACAGGTGGCTGGCAAAGTACCTGGGCGGTGAGGCCATGTTTGCTGTCATCTGCAAGTTCGAACCGGCTGCGCCCAGCTAG